GCGGGTTTACCGCGGGAATATCCGCGCCCTCCCTTACGCCGTCCGTTATTCCCCGGAGAAGGGCAAAGGAGTGCCGCGAGGTCGCGTCCTCCGACACGGGCTTCCGCCGATCGTCAGCGCAACGGGGTGCTAGATGGTTTCGAAGTAGGAGAGAAGGGCCCGCTTGTCTTTGACCACCAGGAGCTTGCCCTCCGTGGTGAGTATCTCCTGCTTCTTGAGGCGGCTCATCACCCGCGACACCGTTTCCTCGGTGGAACCGACCAGGCCCGCGATGTCCCGGTTGGTGAGGGGGGTGTCGATGACCAGGCCGCACTTGTCGGTGATGCCGATCTCGTCGGCCATCTTCAGGAGTATGCAGGCGATGCGTTTTTCCACCCTCTCGCCGGCGATGCAGCGCTCCTTGTAATACGCCTGGTCCAGCTTCATGACCACCCGCCGCGTGAGGTAGAGGGCGAAGAGGGGATCGCGGGAAGCCAGCCATTGCAGGTCGTCCCAGCTTATGCGCCATACCCGGGAGTCGTCGCGGGCCACGGCGGAGTAGGAATAGACCCCTTCCTCGTAGAGCGCTCCCTCCCCGAAAAGGTCCCCGGGGTAAAGAAAGCCCAGGATGTACAGCCTGCCGTCCCCGTGCACTATGTTGGCCTCCACCACGCCCTCCTCCACCACGTAGAGGTGGGCGGCCTCGTCCTGGTCTATGAAGATGTACTGTTCCCGGTCGTATCTTTCGGGCTGGAAGAGGTCGCGGGCCTCCTCCCGCAACCCTTCCTCCAGGTGGTTGAGGAACTCCCGCAGCGCACCCTCCTCCAAGGCGAGCCTCCCTTCCTCAGAAGCAGGTATTGCCATTTCAGGATGATTATAGCAACCGAGGCGCCCACCTGGACAGGAAACGCCCGCCCGGACGCCACGAGCCGTGCCGCGTGCCCCGGGCAGACGGCGGGGGGCTCAGTCAGGCGAGATCGCCGCCTTCCTCCCCTGCCGTTCCGCGGCTTGCGGGAACGGGAAGAGCGGCAGGGCCCGTGAACATGTAATTACCATAATATGGATAAGAGGCCGGATTGCCGGTGCGGACAAGGGGCATGGGGCGTATCCGCGGCAAGGGCGGCTCGTGGGGCAGGGGGGGCTCCTTCAGCCTCCGCTTCCTTCCCTCTCGCAGCGGATGCCGCCGACGAGGTCGATGCGGGTGACGAGGCCCACCGGCTTCCTCTCCTCGTCCACGACCACCAGGAGGCGCGTCTGGTCCGCGAACATCTTCATGACCGCATTCTGTATGGATTCCTTCAGCCCGATGGTGGGTGGCGGGGTCTGCATGATGTCCTCCACCCTGCTGTAGGCACGCGAGGCGGGGTCGCGGCGCGCGAAGATGGAGATGACATCCGTGTCCCGCACGATCCCCACCAGCCTGCCCTCGGCGTTCAGTACGGGGAAGCCGTGGAATTTGTGGGTCTTGATGAGGTCCACCAGGACATCCAGCCCGTCGCCGGCGCGCACGCAGACCGGATGCCAGGTCATCACGTCCTCGACCTTTCCCTCCAGGTAGAGACGCAGTTCCACTTCCCTTACACCTCCTCAGACCCTGGCTTCCCCCGCCTTTATTATCGCATGCCGGGTGCAGGGTGGGCCCACCAGCTGGAAAAAGAGGGTGGTGGCGGCGATGACGCTTATGGCCATCATTCCCAGCTCCACCCCGGCTTCCCCGAACCTCCCACCCCCGAACTCGAGCATGGTCTGGATGGAGAGGCCGATGGCCACCCCCGCCTGGGAAAAGAGGCACAACCCCAGGTATTTGCGCACGCTTTCCGGTGCCCTGGATATCATCCCGCCCAGGGAGGCCCCGCCCTGCTTCCCCAACGAGCGGAACACGATGTAGAGCAGGCCTATCCATCCCAGGCTGAGCAGTTTACCCGCCTGCAGCTGTGATCCCACCACCACGAAGAAGATGACGAAGAGGGGGGGAGTGCTCCCGCGC
The Actinomycetota bacterium DNA segment above includes these coding regions:
- a CDS encoding Crp/Fnr family transcriptional regulator, producing MEEGALREFLNHLEEGLREEARDLFQPERYDREQYIFIDQDEAAHLYVVEEGVVEANIVHGDGRLYILGFLYPGDLFGEGALYEEGVYSYSAVARDDSRVWRISWDDLQWLASRDPLFALYLTRRVVMKLDQAYYKERCIAGERVEKRIACILLKMADEIGITDKCGLVIDTPLTNRDIAGLVGSTEETVSRVMSRLKKQEILTTEGKLLVVKDKRALLSYFETI
- a CDS encoding CBS domain-containing protein, translated to MELRLYLEGKVEDVMTWHPVCVRAGDGLDVLVDLIKTHKFHGFPVLNAEGRLVGIVRDTDVISIFARRDPASRAYSRVEDIMQTPPPTIGLKESIQNAVMKMFADQTRLLVVVDEERKPVGLVTRIDLVGGIRCEREGSGG